A part of Amphiprion ocellaris isolate individual 3 ecotype Okinawa chromosome 16, ASM2253959v1, whole genome shotgun sequence genomic DNA contains:
- the mocos gene encoding molybdenum cofactor sulfurase isoform X2: MDFHQLCTFETFQQLWSHYGYGGNFPDVIEQEFRRIKGATYLDHAAAPLYPESLVRDYCRDISTNVYGNPHSHNPSSRLTHDTVEGVRYRVLQHFNTTPEEYSVIFTSGCTAALKLVAESFPWRPPTESEAGSHFCYLTDSHTSVVGMRGLTSGQGVVALPVSPLELENRSKDEAQGEDVICETPHLFCYPAQSNFSGRRYPLSHVKSIQARCLYPACDHQGRWFVLLDAASYVSCSSLNLQDCPADFISISFYKMFGFPTGLGALLVRNDAAGILKKTYFGGGTAAAYLSGEDYYVQAANISDRFEDGTVAFLDIIAVNHGFEALYRITGSMHNIQQHTFGLARYSYVLLSSLCHGNGRPVAQMYTEGQFESPITQGAILNFNLMDSNGQIIGYSQVDRMASLYNIHVRTGCFCNTGACQSFLGITNEQMKRNLQAGHVCGDSIDLVDGQPTGSIRVSFGYMSTFEDCQKFLNFVAECFVEKPVTVDQERMQKLKTATTASEASKEYPLIKVTNGEIYKVEEKKPTEASLKGFGHRDSNSHGEAYTLTNIYIYPIKSCGAYEVHDWPVGPLGLLYDRGWMVVNENGVCLSQKRETRLCLIRPQVHLPSNKLLLQASGMDTISVPLENNTQLHTGIRVCHSKVCGDRVETVDCGDEAASWLSDFLGQPCRLIRQRPDFTREMKKRLGGGFSLLPAESQGTLRNRFYSRALLLRTSELNLVSKIFNICNSDRSLLAMFQVSKWGCFLALLNSLRIFASMMNFPLVFHSLDEPDAIVIVFFN; encoded by the exons ATGGATTTCCACCAACTTTGCACTTTTGAAACTTTCCAGCAGCTCTGGAGTCACTACGGTTATGGAGGAAACTTCCCAGACGTGATCGAGCAGGAGTTCAGACGGATTAAAG GCGCTACATACCTGGACCATGCAGCAGCCCCTCTGTACCCAGAGTCTCTGGTCAGGGACTACTGCAGGGACATTTCAACTAATGTCTACG GAAACCCTCACAGCCATAACCCCAGCAGCAGACTGACACACGACACTGTGGAGGGGGTGAGATACAG GGTATTGCAGCATTTTAACACCACCCCTGAGGAGTACTCTGTGATTTTCACTTCTGGTTGTACAGCCGCTCTCAAATTAGTGGCTGAGAGCTTTCCCTGGAGGCCACCAACTGAGAGCGAGGCAGGGAGTCACTTCTGCTACCTCACAGACAGCCATACCTCTGTAGTTGGCATGAGAGGGCTGACTTCTGGCCAGGGGGTAGTTGCCCTGCCTGTCTCCCCGCTGGAATTGGAAAACAGATCAAAAGATGAGGCTCAAGGTGAAGATGTTATTTGCGAGACACCGCACCTCTTCTGCTACCCAGCACAAAGCAACTTCTCTGGGAGGAGGTACCCCCTTAGCCATGTGAAAAGCATCCAAGCGAGATGCCTTTACCCAGCATGTGACCACCAAGGCCGCTGGTTTGTGCTGCTCGACGCAGCCTCTTATGTCAGTTGTTCCTCTCTAAACCTACAGGACTGCCCCGCTGATTTCATTTCCATCTCTTTCTACAAGATGTTTGGCTTCCCTACAGGTCTGGGGGCCCTTCTTGTCCGCAACGACGCAGCAGGCATACTGAAAAAGACTTATTTTGGAGGAGGCACAGCAGCAGCTTACCTTTCAGGAGAAGATTATTATGTGCAGGCGGCAAACATTTCTGACAG ATTTGAAGATGGAACTGTCGCTTTCTTGGACATCATCGCTGTAAATCACGGGTTTGAAGCTCTTTACAGGATCACAG GGAGCATGCACAATATCCAGCAGCACACGTTCGGGTTGGCACGCTACTCATACGTGCTGCTGTCAAGTCTTTGCCATGGCAACGGGAGACCGGTGGCTCAGATGTACACTGAAGGCCAGTTTGAGAGTCCGATCACACAGGGCGCAATTCTGAACTTCAACCTCATGGATTCTAATGGACAGATAATTGGGTATTCACAG GTAGACAGAATGGCCAGTCTGTACAATATTCATGTGCGCACAGGTTGCTTCTGCAACACGGGGGCCTGCCAATCCTTCCTTGGGATCACCAACGAGCAGATGAAGAGGAACCTGCAG GCTGGCCACGTCTGCGGAGACAGCATCGACCTAGTGGATGGCCAGCCGACCGGATCAATTCGAGTGTCCTTTGGCTACATGTCAACATTTGAAGACTGTCAAAAGTTCCTGAACTTTGTTGCTGAGTGCTTCGTAGAGAAACCGGTCACGGTGGACCAAGAGAGGATGCagaagctaaaaacagccacaacAGCATCAGAGGCCTCCAAAGAATATCCTTTAATAAAAGTTACTAATGGAGAAATATATAAAGTAGAGGAAAAGAAGCCCACGGAAGCATCACTGAAGGGATTTGGACACAGAGACTCAAACAGCCATGGGGAGGCTTATACTCTAACCAACATCTACATATATCCCATCAAGTCTTGTGGAGCGTATGAG GTCCACGACTGGCCGGTGGGACCGCTGGGTTTACTGTACGACAGAGGCTGGATGGTGGTGAATGAAAACGGCGTGTGCCTGAGTCAGAAGAGAGAGACACGTTTATGCCTCATTCGCCCACAAGTGCACCTTCCCTCAAACAAATTGCTCCTGCAGGCATCAG GGATGGATACCATTTCGGTTCCTTTGGAAAACAACACTCAATTGCACACAGGCATTCGGGTGTgtcacagtaaagtttgtggtgACAG GGTGGAGACTGTCGACTGTGGGGACGAGGCTGCATCGTGGCTTTCAGACTTCCTTGGACAGCCGTGCCGCCTGATAAGACAAAGACCTGATTTCACCCGAGAAATGAAAAAGAGGCTTGGCGGAG GTTTTAGTCTGCTCCCTGCAGAGTCACAAGGAACTTTACGCAACCGTTTTTACAGCCGAGCACTTCTCCTCAGGACAAGTGAACTAAACCTCGTGAGTAAAATCTTTAATATCTGTAACTCTGATAGGTCTTTACTGGCAATGTTTCAGGTAAGTAAGTGGGGCTGCTTTCTGGCATTATTGAATTCACTGAGAATTTTTGCCTCCATGATGAATTTCCCTCTTGTCTTTCATTCACTAGATGAGCCAGATGCTATCGTAATAGTTTTTTTCAATTGA
- the mocos gene encoding molybdenum cofactor sulfurase isoform X1, whose protein sequence is MDFHQLCTFETFQQLWSHYGYGGNFPDVIEQEFRRIKGATYLDHAAAPLYPESLVRDYCRDISTNVYGNPHSHNPSSRLTHDTVEGVRYRVLQHFNTTPEEYSVIFTSGCTAALKLVAESFPWRPPTESEAGSHFCYLTDSHTSVVGMRGLTSGQGVVALPVSPLELENRSKDEAQGEDVICETPHLFCYPAQSNFSGRRYPLSHVKSIQARCLYPACDHQGRWFVLLDAASYVSCSSLNLQDCPADFISISFYKMFGFPTGLGALLVRNDAAGILKKTYFGGGTAAAYLSGEDYYVQAANISDRFEDGTVAFLDIIAVNHGFEALYRITGSMHNIQQHTFGLARYSYVLLSSLCHGNGRPVAQMYTEGQFESPITQGAILNFNLMDSNGQIIGYSQVDRMASLYNIHVRTGCFCNTGACQSFLGITNEQMKRNLQAGHVCGDSIDLVDGQPTGSIRVSFGYMSTFEDCQKFLNFVAECFVEKPVTVDQERMQKLKTATTASEASKEYPLIKVTNGEIYKVEEKKPTEASLKGFGHRDSNSHGEAYTLTNIYIYPIKSCGAYEVHDWPVGPLGLLYDRGWMVVNENGVCLSQKRETRLCLIRPQVHLPSNKLLLQASGMDTISVPLENNTQLHTGIRVCHSKVCGDRVETVDCGDEAASWLSDFLGQPCRLIRQRPDFTREMKKRLGGATTSSSLSLVNEAQYLMINHASVELIQKLMSSRQDDSEGDQLLDRQNVISRFRANLVIAGVEPFEEDNWSHLIIGSTRFMVAGPCGRCQMVGTDQDTGTKTKEPLMSLSAARTGKVTFGVYLSHQLPESSAAATVLSVGSHVQPEPHSS, encoded by the exons ATGGATTTCCACCAACTTTGCACTTTTGAAACTTTCCAGCAGCTCTGGAGTCACTACGGTTATGGAGGAAACTTCCCAGACGTGATCGAGCAGGAGTTCAGACGGATTAAAG GCGCTACATACCTGGACCATGCAGCAGCCCCTCTGTACCCAGAGTCTCTGGTCAGGGACTACTGCAGGGACATTTCAACTAATGTCTACG GAAACCCTCACAGCCATAACCCCAGCAGCAGACTGACACACGACACTGTGGAGGGGGTGAGATACAG GGTATTGCAGCATTTTAACACCACCCCTGAGGAGTACTCTGTGATTTTCACTTCTGGTTGTACAGCCGCTCTCAAATTAGTGGCTGAGAGCTTTCCCTGGAGGCCACCAACTGAGAGCGAGGCAGGGAGTCACTTCTGCTACCTCACAGACAGCCATACCTCTGTAGTTGGCATGAGAGGGCTGACTTCTGGCCAGGGGGTAGTTGCCCTGCCTGTCTCCCCGCTGGAATTGGAAAACAGATCAAAAGATGAGGCTCAAGGTGAAGATGTTATTTGCGAGACACCGCACCTCTTCTGCTACCCAGCACAAAGCAACTTCTCTGGGAGGAGGTACCCCCTTAGCCATGTGAAAAGCATCCAAGCGAGATGCCTTTACCCAGCATGTGACCACCAAGGCCGCTGGTTTGTGCTGCTCGACGCAGCCTCTTATGTCAGTTGTTCCTCTCTAAACCTACAGGACTGCCCCGCTGATTTCATTTCCATCTCTTTCTACAAGATGTTTGGCTTCCCTACAGGTCTGGGGGCCCTTCTTGTCCGCAACGACGCAGCAGGCATACTGAAAAAGACTTATTTTGGAGGAGGCACAGCAGCAGCTTACCTTTCAGGAGAAGATTATTATGTGCAGGCGGCAAACATTTCTGACAG ATTTGAAGATGGAACTGTCGCTTTCTTGGACATCATCGCTGTAAATCACGGGTTTGAAGCTCTTTACAGGATCACAG GGAGCATGCACAATATCCAGCAGCACACGTTCGGGTTGGCACGCTACTCATACGTGCTGCTGTCAAGTCTTTGCCATGGCAACGGGAGACCGGTGGCTCAGATGTACACTGAAGGCCAGTTTGAGAGTCCGATCACACAGGGCGCAATTCTGAACTTCAACCTCATGGATTCTAATGGACAGATAATTGGGTATTCACAG GTAGACAGAATGGCCAGTCTGTACAATATTCATGTGCGCACAGGTTGCTTCTGCAACACGGGGGCCTGCCAATCCTTCCTTGGGATCACCAACGAGCAGATGAAGAGGAACCTGCAG GCTGGCCACGTCTGCGGAGACAGCATCGACCTAGTGGATGGCCAGCCGACCGGATCAATTCGAGTGTCCTTTGGCTACATGTCAACATTTGAAGACTGTCAAAAGTTCCTGAACTTTGTTGCTGAGTGCTTCGTAGAGAAACCGGTCACGGTGGACCAAGAGAGGATGCagaagctaaaaacagccacaacAGCATCAGAGGCCTCCAAAGAATATCCTTTAATAAAAGTTACTAATGGAGAAATATATAAAGTAGAGGAAAAGAAGCCCACGGAAGCATCACTGAAGGGATTTGGACACAGAGACTCAAACAGCCATGGGGAGGCTTATACTCTAACCAACATCTACATATATCCCATCAAGTCTTGTGGAGCGTATGAG GTCCACGACTGGCCGGTGGGACCGCTGGGTTTACTGTACGACAGAGGCTGGATGGTGGTGAATGAAAACGGCGTGTGCCTGAGTCAGAAGAGAGAGACACGTTTATGCCTCATTCGCCCACAAGTGCACCTTCCCTCAAACAAATTGCTCCTGCAGGCATCAG GGATGGATACCATTTCGGTTCCTTTGGAAAACAACACTCAATTGCACACAGGCATTCGGGTGTgtcacagtaaagtttgtggtgACAG GGTGGAGACTGTCGACTGTGGGGACGAGGCTGCATCGTGGCTTTCAGACTTCCTTGGACAGCCGTGCCGCCTGATAAGACAAAGACCTGATTTCACCCGAGAAATGAAAAAGAGGCTTGGCGGAG CAACCACCTCCTCATCCCTCTCCCTGGTGAATGAAGCTCAGTATCTCATGATCAACCATGCCAGCGTGGAGCTCATTCAGAAACTAATGAGCAGCAG GCAGGACGATTCTGAGGGTGATCAGCTCCTTGACAGGCAGAATGTCATTAGCCGCTTCCGAGCCAATTTAGTCATCGCTGGAGTAGAACCATTTGAGGAGGATAATTGGTCACACTTGATTATTGGCAGCACTCGATTCATG GTTGCAGGTCCATGTGGAAGGTGCCAGATGGTTGGAACAGACCAGGACACTGGGACTAAAACAAAAGAGCCGCTAATGTCCTTGTCTGCTGCTCGCACCGGGAAG GTGACTTTTGGTGTGTACCTGAGCCATCAGCTTCCAGAAAGCTCTGCTGCAGCCACTGTTCTGTCCGTTGGTTCCCATGTACAGCCTGAGCCACACAGTTCTTGA